One window of Gemmatimonas sp. UBA7669 genomic DNA carries:
- a CDS encoding FecR domain-containing protein, with product MAVVLPLPDAALVDRFAHGDENALIALYRQEYDGLLAMAREALGADLAAYRGKIAHTAMLDTWAARERFESPLAISAFLEEAVKQAAHAQQRKHAALHHRPGATASSHLSVPDVDGAVRALMDALHTPVDHEAAVREAREAQRTHAREHVERVVDRPRWMLYAGLALVAAVVLYFGQRLLDGMSRESALDAALNSTDAQVLTSGNGQRGALTLRDGTRAMLGSDTRLRVPSAFGNTLRTISLEGTATFTPTPAASHPRGLPFAVRAGALTLTAQGTVFSVRHFPGEEGSVLSVSEGAVEIRHRANGSTYRVEAGQAVRFTEAGAITPLDVGARDVALAWTRDSIVFSATPLRLVVPELVRWFGMNAVIADSSLLDRPVSMRIPLTSSGEATDALTRAAGLAIQFGKNDRIEFVAAPPKVESTKRR from the coding sequence ATGGCGGTTGTGCTCCCTCTCCCTGACGCCGCGCTCGTCGATCGATTCGCGCATGGCGACGAAAACGCGCTGATTGCGCTTTACCGGCAGGAGTACGACGGCCTGCTGGCCATGGCCAGAGAAGCGCTTGGCGCTGATCTCGCGGCCTATCGCGGCAAGATTGCGCACACGGCCATGCTGGACACGTGGGCCGCACGAGAGCGTTTCGAAAGTCCACTCGCCATCTCCGCGTTTCTCGAGGAGGCGGTGAAACAGGCGGCCCATGCGCAGCAGCGCAAGCATGCGGCGTTGCATCATCGACCCGGTGCCACCGCGTCGTCGCATTTGAGTGTTCCCGATGTAGACGGTGCCGTGCGGGCCCTCATGGACGCTTTGCACACACCGGTTGATCACGAAGCCGCTGTGCGCGAGGCGCGTGAAGCGCAGCGTACGCATGCCCGCGAACACGTCGAGCGTGTGGTGGATCGTCCGCGCTGGATGCTCTATGCCGGACTCGCCTTGGTGGCCGCCGTGGTTCTCTACTTCGGGCAACGCCTGCTCGACGGCATGAGCCGTGAATCGGCCCTTGATGCCGCGCTGAACAGCACCGACGCGCAGGTACTCACCTCGGGCAACGGCCAGCGTGGCGCACTTACGCTGCGCGACGGCACCCGGGCCATGTTGGGGTCAGACACGCGGCTGCGCGTCCCGTCTGCCTTCGGCAACACGCTTCGCACCATCAGTCTCGAAGGCACCGCCACTTTCACGCCAACGCCGGCGGCATCGCACCCGCGCGGGTTGCCGTTTGCGGTACGCGCCGGGGCGCTTACGCTGACCGCGCAGGGCACGGTGTTCAGCGTGCGTCACTTCCCGGGTGAGGAGGGCAGCGTGCTGTCGGTGTCCGAGGGCGCCGTAGAGATTCGTCATCGCGCCAACGGCAGCACGTACCGGGTCGAAGCGGGTCAGGCCGTCCGCTTCACCGAGGCGGGGGCCATCACGCCATTGGACGTGGGGGCGCGGGATGTCGCACTCGCCTGGACGCGCGACAGCATTGTGTTCAGCGCCACGCCACTGCGCCTGGTGGTCCCGGAACTCGTGCGCTGGTTCGGCATGAACGCCGTCATCGCCGACAGCAGCCTGCTCGACCGACCGGTCAGCATGCGGATCCCGCTCACGTCGAGCGGTGAAGCGACGGACGCGCTGACCCGGGCGGCGGGGCTGGCTATCCAGTTCGGCAAGAACGACCGGATCGAGTTTGTGGCGGCGCCGCCAAAGGTCGAGTCGACGAAGCGTCGCTAG